One region of Cucurbita pepo subsp. pepo cultivar mu-cu-16 chromosome LG03, ASM280686v2, whole genome shotgun sequence genomic DNA includes:
- the LOC111791852 gene encoding metallothionein-like protein type 2 B yields MSCCGGNCGCGSACKCGNGCGGCKMFPDMSFSETTATIETFVVGLAPQKMSFEASEMGAENGCKCGDNCTCDPCNCK; encoded by the exons ATGTCGTGCTGTGGTGGAAACTGTGGATGCGGCTCTGCCTGCAAGTGCGGAAATGGCTGTGGAGG ATGCAAGATGTTCCCTGACATGAGCTTCTCAGAGACCACTGCTACCATCGAGACCTTCGTCGTCGGTCTCGCTCCTCAGAAGAT GTCCTTCGAGGCGTCAGAGATGGGAGCCGAGAACGGCTGCAAGTGCGGTGACAACTGTACCTGCGATCCATGCAACTGCAAATGA
- the LOC111790779 gene encoding uncharacterized protein At3g17950-like, which produces MLSDSTMAQQEDGWPLGLRLMNTRVGLAGNHDLSASVSFNTLRTHSPSSFTDSSSDLDTESTGSFYHDKSITLGSLIGVSSLLELSRRSTKGNGVEILKDKKKYKSKPWLFSLSLCIKLRPDAVSLSSSPSLEHSLEAERRAHNPTMYGPNDYSPVRPVSGTNSLFSSDQVAPVQPFAPAITEESRRSIGELAEDGYCQGIPPLFSCLYCQLIK; this is translated from the exons ATGCTTTCAGATTCAACCATGGCTCAACAg GAAGATGGATGGCCATTAGGCTTGCGGCTTATGAACACCAGAGTTGGATTGGCGGGAAATCATGATCTCTCGGCCTCGGTTTCTTTCAATACTTTGCGCACTCATTCTCCTAGTTCCTTCACCGACTCTTCCTCAGATCTTGATACAGAG TCAACTGGATCATTCTACCATGACAAGAGCATCACGCTTGGGAGTCTCATTGGAGTCTCTAGCCTTCTGGAGCTGTCGCGAAGATCGACCAAAGGAAACGGAGTGGAAATACtcaaagacaaaaagaagTACAAGTCCAAGCCATGGttgttttctttatctttatgCATTAAACTCCGCCCTGATGCTGTGAGCTTGAGCAGTTCTCCTTCACTTGAACACTCTCTTGAAGCAGAAAGGAGAGCTCACAACCCGACCATGTATGGACCCAATGATTACTCGCCTGTTCGTCCTGTTTCTGGAACAAACTCTCTGTTTTCCAGTGATCAAGTTGCTCCCGTGCAGCCATTTGCACCGGCGATCACAGAGGAAAGCAGAAGATCAATTGGAGAACTTGCTGAAGATGGTTACTGTCAAGGGATTCCTCCACTATTTTCATGTCTATATTGCCAACTCATCAaataa
- the LOC111790777 gene encoding uncharacterized protein LOC111790777 — MAPPIAYSAIDDKDFDDAALWAVIDSAAAAAATSSSSSSTSRKSVALNCVNKSNPSPPPKFPKSPRTPFQAQKNSRVFVEGEVVHEPWVFQPPRKIARTCASEMSERSPLAVVCNNALRNPPAPVYLSPEAYLSPQIASRSEGSPAFSGSGLTEEREVARHSLSGQFPSVSLFKEYQNAAMAILEKSDFTMIAGNPFIKKSGWRKISFYFNLSFEIKDKTIEFDDNRNVQRAEFVVRAYMQGGRFCDGWGSCERREKRFIKPNHDIPSTAETRAKNKACQDLLGIGEYRPGASQGQK, encoded by the exons ATGGCGCCCCCAATCGCGTACTCTGCAATCGACGACAAAGATTTCGATGATGCGGCTTTGTGGGCTGTAATCGactctgctgctgctgctgctgcgacttcttcctcctcctcgtcTACATCTCGTAAGTCTGTAGCACTTAATTGCGTCAATAAATCAAACCCTTCCCCGCCGCCAAAATTCCCAAAAAGCCCTAGAACTCCATTCCAGGCGCAGAAAAATTCTAGGGTTTTTGTAGAGGGTGAAGTGGTGCATGAGCCTTGGGTGTTTCAACCTCCTCGGAAAATTGCAAGGACGTGTGCATCTGAAATGAGTGAGAGAAGTCCTCTTGCGGTTGTCTGTAACAATGCGCTACGGAATCCGCCTGCGCCGGTATATTTGTCTCCCGAAGCATATTTGTCGCCGCAGATTGCTTCTAGATCTGAAGGCTCACCAGCTTTTAGTGGAAGTGGGCTGACCGAGGAAAGGGAAGTTGCAAGGCATAGCCTCTCTGGGCAGTTCCCTTCAGTGTCTCTCTTTAAGGAGTATCAAAATGCGGCAATGGCG ATTCTAGAGAAATCGGATTTCACCATGATTGCTGGGAACCctttcataaaaaaatcag GATGGAggaaaatatcattttatttcaatctCTCTTTTGAAATCAAGGACAAGACAATTGAATTTGACGATAACCGCAATGTCCAGCGTGCTGAGTTTGTTGTTCGAGCATATATGCA AGGTGGTAGATTTTGTGATGGATGGGGCTCGTGTGAACGACGTGAGAAGAGATTTATAAAGCCAAATCATGATATTCCTAGCACAGCAGAAACAAGGGCAAAGAATAAGGCATGCCAA GACCTGCTTGGCATTGGAGAGTATCGACCTGGTGCATCCCAGGGGCAAAAGTAA